One Luteibacter aegosomaticola genomic window carries:
- a CDS encoding transglycosylase SLT domain-containing protein gives MTPYQRGGYKYITRGGHRYSLQMRLNAHQERIISQIVDAGFSRGAPEVTISIVVATAFQESSFNEGATNPDSSAIGIFQFLVNPWNERHKHLNRHDTSDQIVAMYDEVDWFRARYSAHLASGALEGTMPFVDYAYASHTAGPFNPRDFAVNEETRKKLTAFKDKWYTLSLHVE, from the coding sequence TTGACGCCGTATCAGAGAGGCGGATACAAGTACATCACCCGTGGTGGACATCGATACAGCCTTCAGATGCGCTTAAACGCTCATCAGGAAAGGATCATCAGCCAAATCGTGGATGCAGGATTCTCCAGAGGCGCGCCAGAAGTGACCATATCCATCGTAGTCGCGACTGCCTTTCAAGAAAGCAGTTTCAACGAGGGAGCAACGAATCCCGACTCATCCGCCATTGGCATTTTTCAGTTTCTCGTCAATCCCTGGAACGAACGCCATAAGCATCTGAATCGACACGACACCTCTGACCAGATCGTCGCAATGTACGACGAAGTCGACTGGTTCCGCGCACGGTACTCGGCACATCTCGCATCTGGCGCGCTTGAGGGGACCATGCCTTTCGTTGACTACGCCTACGCCTCACACACTGCTGGCCCATTCAATCCCCGCGACTTTGCGGTCAACGAGGAAACCCGGAAGAAACTGACCGCATTCAAAGACAAGTGGTACACGCTTTCCCTGCACGTCGAATAG
- a CDS encoding phosphoethanolamine transferase, with the protein MIIEETSVSRRPKRAMPAWLLGALVVAYILIALNRSLWGEAHDALAVSQGTAGFWALSIAVWGRLIANMVLTVAIVLWPRIGKPLLAILILVSAASAYYTQTFGVRLNEEIIQSIFETTRAEAGALITPAFLGWMALYGVLPVVIIAVLPVRFMPMWRSLGVRAAIILVAAAMLLLPHFLVGRNYIYFERNHRGMYDVYHPYAALSGTFHYLQRDVFRKKPVVTPIGTDAALAPSAAMAARKRVVVLVVGETARAENQSLQGYGRDTNPEMKREGAIYFSDAWSCGTATTVSVPCMFSNMTREKFDKPAAKARWNALDVLQHAGVDVFWRDNDEGCKDVCARVPNDDVTDAKIAGLCDASGCVDDILVGDLPERLAKMRSPALLVLHIKGSHGPAYFKRYPAEFNVFKPGCETAEVQTCSYAQTVASYDNTILYTDHILGKVVEALKAEPDTDSAMMYLSDHGESLGENDVYLHGADWATAPSQQKHIPMLMWLSPGWVRDSGLRMDCVAQRRVQPASQDNLFHTLLGFFGTRTEVYKPELDLLAGCQG; encoded by the coding sequence ATGATCATCGAAGAAACCTCGGTCTCCCGTCGGCCGAAGCGCGCCATGCCAGCCTGGCTGCTGGGCGCTCTCGTCGTGGCGTACATCCTCATTGCGCTCAACCGCAGCCTGTGGGGCGAGGCGCATGATGCCCTCGCAGTCTCGCAAGGCACGGCCGGGTTCTGGGCACTCAGCATCGCTGTCTGGGGCCGGTTGATAGCCAATATGGTCCTTACCGTTGCCATCGTTCTGTGGCCGCGTATTGGCAAGCCGCTCCTGGCTATCCTGATCCTCGTTTCCGCTGCCAGTGCGTACTACACGCAGACGTTTGGCGTGCGCTTGAATGAAGAAATCATCCAGAGCATTTTCGAGACGACCCGGGCGGAAGCGGGTGCGCTGATCACGCCGGCCTTCCTTGGATGGATGGCTCTGTACGGTGTGCTCCCGGTCGTCATCATCGCGGTGCTTCCCGTCCGCTTCATGCCGATGTGGCGCAGCCTCGGTGTGCGCGCCGCGATCATCCTTGTTGCCGCTGCCATGTTGCTGCTCCCGCATTTCCTTGTGGGCCGCAACTACATTTACTTTGAGCGCAACCATCGCGGCATGTACGACGTGTACCACCCGTACGCGGCGCTGAGCGGCACGTTCCACTACCTGCAGCGCGACGTGTTCCGTAAGAAGCCCGTCGTGACGCCGATCGGCACGGACGCCGCGTTGGCGCCCAGCGCCGCCATGGCCGCACGCAAGCGCGTCGTCGTGCTGGTGGTGGGTGAGACGGCCCGTGCGGAGAACCAGTCGCTTCAGGGCTACGGCCGCGACACCAATCCGGAAATGAAGCGCGAAGGCGCCATCTATTTCAGCGACGCCTGGTCGTGCGGTACGGCGACCACCGTCTCGGTCCCGTGCATGTTCTCGAACATGACGCGCGAGAAGTTCGACAAGCCCGCGGCCAAGGCCCGTTGGAACGCGCTGGACGTGCTGCAGCACGCGGGCGTGGATGTGTTCTGGCGCGACAACGACGAAGGCTGCAAGGACGTCTGCGCACGCGTACCGAACGATGACGTGACCGACGCGAAGATCGCTGGCCTGTGTGACGCCAGTGGCTGCGTGGACGATATTCTGGTCGGGGACCTCCCGGAGCGCCTCGCAAAGATGCGTTCACCGGCGCTGCTCGTGCTGCACATCAAGGGCAGCCACGGTCCCGCTTACTTCAAGCGCTACCCGGCGGAGTTCAACGTCTTCAAGCCGGGCTGCGAAACCGCCGAGGTGCAGACCTGCTCCTACGCGCAGACCGTCGCGAGCTACGACAACACGATCCTCTACACCGACCACATCCTCGGTAAGGTGGTGGAGGCCCTCAAGGCGGAGCCCGACACCGACAGCGCCATGATGTATCTCTCCGACCACGGCGAATCGCTGGGCGAGAACGACGTTTACCTGCACGGTGCGGATTGGGCTACGGCTCCGTCCCAGCAGAAGCACATCCCGATGCTGATGTGGCTCTCGCCGGGCTGGGTTCGCGATAGCGGCCTGCGGATGGATTGCGTGGCCCAGCGTCGCGTGCAGCCGGCCAGCCAGGACAACCTGTTCCACACGCTGCTGGGCTTCTTCGGCACGCGCACCGAAGTGTACAAGCCGGAGCTGGATCTCCTGGCCGGATGCCAGGGCTGA